In Paracoccus aerodenitrificans, the following are encoded in one genomic region:
- the ribD gene encoding bifunctional diaminohydroxyphosphoribosylaminopyrimidine deaminase/5-amino-6-(5-phosphoribosylamino)uracil reductase RibD, whose protein sequence is MDHALRLAVRGLGNVWPNPAVGCVLVRDGRIVGRGWTQPGGRPHAERMALQQAGEAARGATAYVTLEPCAHHGRSSPCADALIAAGVVRVVSALTDPDPRTAGQGHRKLRDAGIEVTEHICSAEAARLQRGFLNRIEHGRPMITLKLASSLDGRIATASGESQWITGPEARRHVHLLRSRHDAIMVGGGTAHADRPSLNVRGISTPRQPARVIVSSRTLPELPAEDDRHGPLWQVSGPLDEAMKSLAERGVTRVFCEGGGQLAASLLAADLVDDLVFYSAGLVLGAAGRPSVGDLPCAALREMPRFRLVRSCPVGADLFQLWTRR, encoded by the coding sequence ATGGACCACGCGCTGCGGCTGGCCGTGCGCGGTCTCGGGAATGTCTGGCCGAATCCGGCGGTCGGCTGTGTTCTGGTCCGCGATGGCCGCATCGTCGGGCGCGGCTGGACGCAGCCAGGCGGACGGCCTCATGCCGAACGCATGGCGCTGCAACAGGCCGGAGAGGCGGCGCGGGGCGCGACGGCCTATGTCACGCTGGAGCCCTGCGCCCATCATGGCCGCAGCTCGCCCTGCGCGGACGCGCTGATCGCCGCCGGGGTGGTACGCGTCGTGTCGGCGCTGACAGACCCGGATCCGCGCACCGCCGGACAGGGACACCGGAAGCTGAGAGATGCGGGGATCGAGGTCACCGAGCATATCTGCAGCGCCGAGGCCGCCCGGCTTCAGCGCGGCTTTCTGAACCGGATCGAACATGGGCGGCCCATGATCACGCTCAAGCTGGCCTCAAGCCTTGATGGGCGGATCGCCACTGCCAGCGGAGAAAGCCAGTGGATCACCGGACCCGAAGCGCGGCGTCATGTTCATCTTCTCCGCAGCCGTCATGATGCGATCATGGTCGGTGGCGGAACGGCCCATGCGGATCGGCCCTCGCTGAATGTGCGTGGCATTTCCACGCCCCGCCAGCCCGCGCGGGTGATCGTGTCATCCCGGACGCTGCCCGAACTGCCTGCCGAGGATGACCGCCACGGCCCGCTCTGGCAGGTTTCGGGTCCCCTGGACGAGGCGATGAAATCGCTCGCCGAACGAGGGGTGACGCGGGTGTTCTGTGAGGGTGGAGGGCAGCTTGCGGCAAGTCTTCTGGCGGCTGACCTTGTCGATGATCTGGTGTTTTACAGCGCGGGGCTGGTTCTTGGTGCCGCGGGGCGTCCCTCTGTCGGGGATCTGCCATGTGCCGCGCTTAGGGAGATGCCGCGTTTCAGACTGGTACGGTCCTGTCCGGTTGGTGCGGATCTGTTTCAGCTCTGGACCCGGCGATAA
- a CDS encoding capsular polysaccharide biosynthesis protein — translation MPDRIAAVGAKPRRLLAFNGGMFRGRVWRILELAGWTPRLGLPQKGNMVAVWGASATAWRGNAVASRFGLGVVHVEDAFLRSILPGRARGRIARRGPIGLIIDPVGLHFDPGSPSLIEKLITSGQADSHKDNASAGIARLIAADLSKYNAHLPEQKPPEPGYVLVIDQTAGDASLLGAGRAEFLKMLTAARSEHPGKRIVIRVHPETSNGLRPGHFQPADLQENETFYDMPVSPWALLRNAAAVYAHSSQMGYEAMLVGHRPRIFGQPFYAGWSLSDDEAEFPRRGTADIETLFAASHLIAPTWYDPCRDRLTDFDGAVDQLEAEAKAWRQDHAGHLAYGMRLWKRPAINRFFGSAAPVRFTDKPDGETSLVWANRAGELSTPTLRVEDGFLRSRGLGAELTPPLSLVADDLGIYYDPTHPSRLEKLIASDLPPGGAARASQLRAALIAAGISKYNLQGCAALPARDGRRCILVPGQVEDDASIRLGAGSETGNLALLRRVRDENPDAVLIYKPHPDTEAGLRPGAVREKELSLLADHVTRRTDPLALLKMVDEVWTITSTLGFEALLRGIPVTTLGSPFYAGWGLTRDLGPVPARRIARPGLDGLTHAALIAYPRYRDPVSGLPCPPEIAVERLADVTLQTRGLRLRWLAKAQGAVSGYSWIWRR, via the coding sequence ATGCCAGATCGCATTGCAGCCGTCGGGGCAAAACCCCGGCGGCTTCTTGCATTCAATGGCGGCATGTTTCGCGGACGCGTATGGCGGATCCTCGAACTTGCCGGATGGACGCCCCGGCTTGGCCTGCCGCAGAAGGGCAATATGGTCGCAGTTTGGGGGGCCTCCGCCACCGCCTGGCGCGGCAACGCCGTTGCTTCGCGATTTGGTCTGGGCGTGGTTCATGTCGAGGATGCCTTCCTGCGCTCGATCCTGCCGGGACGCGCACGGGGCAGGATTGCGCGACGCGGCCCGATCGGGCTGATCATCGACCCTGTGGGGCTGCATTTCGATCCGGGCTCTCCGTCGCTGATCGAGAAGCTGATCACGTCCGGACAGGCGGACAGCCACAAGGACAATGCATCCGCCGGGATCGCACGGCTGATCGCGGCGGATCTGTCAAAATATAATGCCCATCTTCCCGAACAGAAGCCACCCGAGCCCGGCTATGTTCTGGTCATCGACCAAACCGCAGGCGATGCCTCGCTGCTTGGCGCGGGGCGTGCCGAGTTCCTGAAGATGCTGACAGCGGCGCGTTCGGAACATCCGGGCAAGCGCATCGTCATCCGCGTCCATCCGGAAACCTCAAACGGCCTTCGCCCCGGTCATTTCCAGCCCGCCGACCTTCAGGAAAATGAGACATTCTACGACATGCCCGTCTCACCTTGGGCGCTTTTACGCAATGCAGCGGCAGTTTATGCCCATAGCTCGCAGATGGGGTATGAGGCGATGCTGGTGGGTCATCGCCCCCGGATCTTCGGTCAGCCTTTCTATGCCGGATGGAGCCTCAGCGATGATGAGGCTGAATTTCCTCGGCGCGGCACGGCAGACATCGAAACATTATTCGCGGCCAGCCATCTGATCGCACCGACATGGTACGATCCCTGCCGCGACAGGCTGACGGATTTCGACGGTGCCGTCGACCAGTTGGAGGCCGAGGCGAAAGCGTGGCGGCAGGACCATGCAGGGCATCTGGCCTATGGAATGCGGCTTTGGAAGCGGCCTGCCATTAACCGTTTCTTCGGATCGGCAGCCCCTGTCCGCTTCACGGATAAGCCGGATGGCGAGACCAGCCTTGTCTGGGCAAATCGCGCGGGAGAATTGTCTACCCCGACATTGCGGGTCGAGGACGGGTTCTTGCGCTCACGTGGATTGGGGGCTGAGCTGACGCCGCCGCTGTCCCTGGTCGCCGACGATCTGGGTATTTACTATGATCCCACGCATCCTTCGCGGCTGGAAAAGCTTATCGCGTCAGATCTGCCACCCGGAGGTGCCGCGCGGGCCTCGCAATTGCGGGCGGCGCTGATCGCCGCGGGGATCAGCAAATATAATCTTCAGGGCTGCGCCGCGCTTCCCGCACGGGACGGGCGGCGATGTATTCTTGTGCCGGGGCAGGTCGAGGACGATGCCTCGATCCGGCTGGGAGCGGGCAGCGAGACCGGCAATCTAGCGCTTCTTCGCCGGGTGCGGGACGAAAACCCCGATGCAGTGCTGATCTATAAGCCGCATCCCGACACCGAGGCAGGCCTTCGGCCCGGCGCAGTCCGCGAAAAAGAGCTGTCGCTTCTGGCCGATCACGTCACCCGCCGCACCGATCCCCTCGCATTGCTGAAGATGGTTGATGAAGTCTGGACCATCACCTCAACCCTCGGCTTCGAGGCGCTGCTGCGCGGGATCCCGGTCACCACGCTCGGCTCACCATTCTATGCCGGGTGGGGCCTGACGCGCGATCTCGGGCCGGTCCCTGCGCGGCGCATTGCGCGACCCGGGCTGGACGGGCTGACCCATGCGGCGCTGATCGCCTATCCCAGATATCGGGACCCGGTCAGTGGACTGCCCTGCCCGCCCGAAATCGCGGTTGAGCGGCTGGCGGATGTGACGCTGCAAACGCGCGGGCTGCGCCTGCGATGGCTGGCCAAGGCGCAAGGCGCGGTCTCCGGGTATAGCTGGATCTGGCGCAGATAG
- a CDS encoding polysaccharide biosynthesis/export family protein gives MDTGTASGRGIRLPMLIALISATFLSACSLPRSGPNKQEIFSGAVENGGDAHVIYVNNHVTRTANFTPAYGFSSGFLNAGQVGADEIRPGDTLGLMIWENVDDGLLASLGQSSTSLEQLQVDSNGYIFVPYAGRVRAAGSTPDQLRQTITSRLESQTPDPQVTVTRVAGDGATVSVMGKVFGQGVYPIERPTRTLSAMLASAGGVNAEPEVAVITVKRGRETGKVWLTDLYFNPRYDISLRPGDVILVEEDQRSFTALGALGSQSKVPLGNEQINAIEAVAMVGGLSTVTADPTGVFVLRDEPAQVASAVLGQPVGGTQRMAYVLDLTRPNGLFLARDFLIRDGDTIYVTEAPYVRWDKILGALTGSAASVNQLSSIAN, from the coding sequence ATGGATACTGGAACCGCATCAGGACGCGGCATACGTCTGCCGATGCTTATCGCACTGATCTCCGCCACTTTTCTGAGCGCCTGCTCGCTGCCCCGTTCAGGCCCCAACAAGCAAGAGATCTTCTCAGGCGCTGTCGAAAATGGCGGCGATGCGCATGTGATCTATGTGAATAATCACGTAACCCGCACGGCGAACTTCACCCCTGCCTATGGGTTCTCCAGCGGCTTCCTGAATGCAGGTCAGGTCGGGGCCGATGAAATCCGGCCCGGCGACACGCTTGGGCTGATGATCTGGGAAAACGTCGATGACGGGTTGCTTGCCAGCCTCGGCCAAAGCTCGACGTCACTTGAACAGCTTCAGGTCGACAGTAACGGTTACATCTTCGTCCCCTATGCAGGCCGTGTTCGCGCTGCGGGCAGTACCCCCGACCAACTGCGACAGACCATCACTTCGCGGCTGGAAAGCCAGACCCCCGATCCGCAGGTTACGGTGACGCGCGTCGCCGGTGACGGCGCTACTGTTTCTGTGATGGGCAAGGTGTTCGGTCAGGGCGTCTACCCGATTGAGCGCCCAACGCGGACCCTGTCCGCCATGCTCGCCTCCGCAGGCGGTGTGAATGCAGAACCGGAAGTCGCCGTGATCACTGTGAAACGCGGTCGCGAAACTGGCAAGGTCTGGCTGACCGATCTTTATTTCAACCCGCGCTATGACATTTCGCTGCGCCCCGGCGACGTCATTCTGGTCGAGGAAGATCAGCGCAGCTTCACCGCGCTTGGTGCACTTGGCAGCCAAAGCAAGGTCCCGCTTGGCAATGAGCAGATCAACGCGATCGAAGCGGTTGCAATGGTTGGCGGTCTGTCCACGGTCACTGCGGACCCGACCGGCGTATTCGTGCTGCGCGATGAACCGGCACAGGTTGCCTCGGCCGTTCTAGGCCAGCCGGTGGGAGGTACGCAACGTATGGCCTATGTGCTGGACCTCACCCGTCCGAACGGGCTGTTCCTGGCCCGTGACTTCCTGATCCGCGACGGCGACACGATATATGTCACCGAGGCTCCCTATGTCAGATGGGACAAGATCCTCGGTGCGCTCACCGGAAGCGCGGCTTCTGTCAACCAGCTCTCCAGCATCGCAAACTGA
- a CDS encoding capsule biosynthesis protein, which yields MNTIPANATVLRSEAPGQRCFLLLQGPHGPFFDRLARLLQEAGAEVWRVAFNAGDAFFWTPKERMIRHDGSVAEWPQHLDRLIAEKHVTDIVLYGDVRPVHSAARMAAEKHNLTLHAFEEGYLRPFWLTYERGGSNGFSRLMKITLPQMGCALQGRQGEVARPPAVWGDMRQHKFYGAVYHFLILAANKRFPNFRTHRDISLWKEFRLNFSRLVLTPMTMLDHAIRTWRIRRRGNPFSLVLMQLEHDSSFRAHSDYKTMAEFTDEVLEAFATHAPRHHHIVFKGHPLDDGRSHQRHDIMRKAQELGVAKRVHHVPGGKLAPLLGQARSVITVNSTAAQQALWRGLPVKAMGRAVFDKPQLVSEQSLAEFFVHPQRPNPVAYRCYRDYLLETSQIPGGFYATRARAPALRLVVDMMLAAEDPYDALANGKAEMRQQPGADSG from the coding sequence ATGAACACGATCCCAGCCAACGCAACCGTCCTTAGGTCAGAAGCGCCGGGCCAGCGATGTTTTTTGCTGCTACAGGGGCCGCACGGACCGTTTTTTGATCGTTTGGCAAGGTTGCTGCAAGAGGCCGGTGCTGAGGTCTGGCGGGTGGCGTTCAATGCTGGCGACGCTTTTTTCTGGACACCGAAGGAACGGATGATCCGGCATGATGGAAGCGTTGCTGAGTGGCCGCAGCATCTCGACCGTTTGATTGCTGAGAAACATGTCACGGATATCGTTCTTTATGGTGATGTGCGCCCGGTCCATTCCGCCGCCCGCATGGCTGCCGAGAAACATAATCTGACACTCCACGCCTTTGAAGAAGGATATCTGCGCCCCTTCTGGCTTACATATGAGCGGGGCGGCTCAAATGGATTTTCTCGGCTCATGAAGATTACGCTTCCGCAGATGGGATGTGCGCTTCAAGGGCGCCAGGGTGAAGTTGCGCGTCCTCCGGCTGTGTGGGGTGATATGCGCCAGCATAAATTCTATGGCGCTGTCTATCATTTCCTGATTTTGGCCGCGAATAAGCGCTTTCCAAACTTTCGTACCCATCGTGATATTTCGTTGTGGAAAGAATTCAGACTAAATTTCAGCCGTCTGGTACTGACGCCGATGACCATGTTGGATCACGCGATCCGAACTTGGCGCATACGGCGTCGGGGCAATCCGTTCTCTCTGGTCCTCATGCAGTTGGAACATGATTCCAGCTTCCGAGCGCATTCCGACTATAAAACGATGGCGGAGTTCACCGACGAAGTGCTTGAGGCCTTTGCTACCCATGCGCCGCGCCATCATCATATCGTGTTCAAAGGCCATCCACTGGATGACGGCCGCAGTCACCAGCGTCACGATATCATGCGCAAGGCTCAGGAACTGGGCGTTGCGAAACGGGTGCATCATGTTCCGGGCGGCAAGCTTGCGCCGCTTCTGGGACAGGCCCGATCGGTGATCACGGTGAATTCGACGGCAGCACAGCAGGCATTGTGGCGGGGTCTGCCGGTGAAGGCGATGGGCAGGGCTGTGTTCGATAAGCCACAGCTCGTTTCAGAGCAGAGCCTTGCCGAGTTTTTCGTTCACCCTCAGCGCCCTAACCCGGTCGCTTATCGCTGTTATCGCGACTATCTGCTTGAAACCAGCCAGATTCCCGGAGGTTTTTATGCCACACGCGCCCGGGCGCCGGCCCTCAGACTGGTGGTGGATATGATGCTGGCAGCGGAAGATCCTTATGACGCTCTGGCAAACGGCAAGGCGGAAATGCGCCAGCAGCCCGGGGCCGATTCAGGATGA